The following are encoded together in the Mycolicibacterium arabiense genome:
- the glgA gene encoding glycogen synthase gives MRVAMMTREYPPEVYGGAGVHVTELVAQLRHLCEVDVHCMGADRPGAFVAKPDPALAGANPALSTLSADLVMVNAAAGVDVVHSHTWYAGMAGHIAGLLYGVPHVLTAHSLEPMRPWKAEQLGGGYQVSSWVERTAVEAADAVIAVSSGMRNDVLDTYPALDANRVHVVRNGIDTDAWYPAEGSVLAELGVDPSRPIVAFVGRITRQKGVAHLVAAAHRFSPEVQLVLCAGAPDTPEIAAEVGGAVTELAAARSGVFWVREMLPTPKIREILSAATVFVCPSVYEPLGIVNLEAMACSTAVVASDVGGIPEVVVPGETGELVHYDKSDTATFEADLADAVNNLVADPERAANYGRAGRQRCIDEFSWARIAEQTLDVYRAVGA, from the coding sequence ATGCGGGTGGCGATGATGACCAGAGAATATCCGCCCGAGGTGTATGGCGGAGCCGGCGTGCACGTGACCGAACTCGTCGCGCAGCTGCGACATCTGTGCGAGGTCGACGTGCACTGCATGGGCGCCGATCGGCCCGGCGCGTTCGTCGCGAAACCCGATCCCGCGCTCGCAGGGGCCAATCCCGCCCTGTCGACGCTGTCGGCCGACCTCGTGATGGTCAACGCCGCGGCGGGCGTCGACGTCGTGCACTCCCACACCTGGTACGCCGGGATGGCGGGGCACATCGCGGGGCTGCTGTACGGGGTTCCGCACGTCCTGACCGCACACTCGCTCGAGCCGATGCGGCCGTGGAAGGCCGAGCAGCTCGGCGGCGGCTACCAGGTGTCGTCCTGGGTGGAGCGCACCGCCGTGGAGGCCGCCGACGCGGTGATTGCGGTGAGTTCCGGCATGCGCAACGACGTACTGGACACCTACCCCGCCCTGGACGCCAATCGCGTACACGTGGTGCGCAACGGCATCGACACCGACGCCTGGTATCCCGCCGAGGGATCAGTACTCGCCGAACTCGGCGTCGACCCGAGCCGCCCGATCGTGGCGTTCGTCGGGCGCATCACGCGCCAGAAGGGCGTTGCGCACCTCGTCGCGGCCGCCCACCGGTTCTCGCCCGAGGTGCAGCTGGTGCTGTGCGCGGGAGCGCCGGACACCCCCGAGATCGCCGCCGAGGTGGGCGGCGCCGTGACCGAGCTGGCTGCCGCGCGATCCGGGGTGTTCTGGGTGCGCGAGATGTTGCCGACCCCGAAGATCCGCGAAATCCTCAGCGCGGCAACGGTGTTCGTGTGCCCGTCGGTGTACGAACCGCTGGGCATCGTCAACCTCGAGGCCATGGCGTGCTCGACGGCGGTGGTGGCCTCCGACGTCGGCGGCATCCCCGAGGTGGTGGTGCCGGGTGAGACGGGCGAACTCGTGCACTACGACAAGTCCGACACCGCGACGTTCGAGGCCGATCTCGCCGACGCCGTCAACAACCTGGTCGCCGACCCCGAGCGGGCCGCGAATTACGGACGCGCGGGACGGCAGCGGTGCATCGACGAGTTCTCCTGGGCGCGCATCGCCGAGCAGACACTCGACGTGTACCGCGCGGTCGGCGCTTGA
- a CDS encoding glucosyl-3-phosphoglycerate synthase: MSLTPELTDAVAGHRWLSDHSFIRPTWTVSELEAAKRGRTISVVLPALNEEETVASVIDTISPLLGGLVDELIVLDSGSTDETEIRAIAAGARVISRETALPEVAPQPGKGEVLWRSLAATTGDIVAFVDSDLIDPDPMFVPKLLGPLLTTDGVHLVKGFYRRPLKVSGSEDANGGGRVTELVARPLLAALRPELTCLLQPLGGEYAGTRELLTALPFAPGYGVEIGLLVDAYDRLGLDAIAQVNLGVRTHRNRPLTELAAMSRQVIATLLTKCGIPDSGVGLTQFFADGDDFGSRTSTVSLVDRPPMNTLRP, translated from the coding sequence ATGAGCTTGACACCTGAACTCACCGATGCCGTCGCGGGTCACCGCTGGCTGTCCGATCACAGTTTCATCCGACCTACGTGGACGGTGAGCGAGCTGGAGGCCGCCAAACGCGGTCGCACGATTTCGGTCGTCCTTCCTGCGCTCAACGAGGAGGAGACGGTCGCTTCGGTGATCGACACCATCAGCCCCCTGCTGGGCGGCCTCGTCGACGAGCTGATCGTGCTGGACTCCGGGTCCACCGACGAGACCGAGATCCGTGCGATCGCCGCCGGTGCTCGCGTGATCAGCCGCGAGACGGCGCTTCCCGAGGTCGCGCCGCAGCCGGGCAAGGGCGAGGTGCTGTGGCGCTCACTGGCCGCGACGACCGGTGACATCGTGGCGTTCGTCGACTCCGACCTGATCGACCCCGACCCCATGTTCGTGCCCAAGCTGCTCGGCCCGCTGCTGACCACCGACGGCGTGCACCTGGTCAAGGGCTTCTACCGCAGGCCGCTGAAGGTGAGCGGCAGCGAGGACGCCAACGGCGGCGGACGCGTCACCGAACTCGTCGCCCGTCCGCTGCTGGCTGCCCTGCGCCCCGAACTCACCTGCCTGCTGCAGCCCCTCGGCGGTGAGTACGCAGGCACGCGTGAGCTGCTGACGGCGCTGCCGTTCGCGCCTGGCTACGGCGTGGAGATCGGCCTGCTCGTCGACGCCTACGACCGGCTGGGACTCGACGCCATCGCGCAGGTGAACCTCGGCGTGCGTACCCACCGCAACCGGCCGTTGACCGAGCTGGCCGCGATGAGCCGGCAGGTGATCGCCACGCTGCTGACCAAGTGCGGCATCCCCGACTCGGGCGTGGGACTCACCCAGTTCTTCGCCGACGGGGACGACTTCGGCTCTCGCACGTCGACGGTGTCACTGGTCGACCGGCCGCCGATGAACACGCTGCGCCCCTGA
- a CDS encoding LOG family protein: MADHSKTWAVCVYCASGPRHPELLALATSVGTGIATRGWSLVSGGGNVSAMGAVADSARANGGHTIGVIPKALVHREVADVNADELVVTDTMRERKQVMEDRADAFIVLPGGIGTLEEFFEAWTAGYLGMHDKPLVMLDPFGHYDGLLAWLRGLADTGYVGPRALDRLIVVDDVEEALAACAPAA; this comes from the coding sequence GTGGCCGACCACTCGAAGACCTGGGCCGTCTGCGTCTACTGCGCGTCCGGACCCCGACATCCCGAACTGCTGGCGCTCGCCACCAGTGTCGGCACCGGCATCGCGACCCGAGGATGGTCTCTGGTGTCCGGCGGCGGCAACGTCTCGGCGATGGGCGCGGTGGCCGACTCGGCGCGGGCCAACGGCGGGCACACCATCGGCGTCATCCCCAAGGCGCTCGTCCACCGCGAGGTGGCCGACGTCAACGCCGACGAACTCGTCGTCACCGACACGATGCGGGAACGCAAGCAGGTGATGGAGGACCGCGCCGACGCCTTCATCGTGCTGCCCGGCGGGATCGGCACGCTCGAGGAGTTCTTCGAGGCGTGGACGGCCGGCTATCTCGGCATGCACGACAAGCCGCTGGTGATGCTCGATCCGTTCGGTCATTACGACGGTCTGCTGGCGTGGCTACGGGGCCTCGCCGACACCGGTTACGTGGGTCCGCGCGCGCTGGATCGGCTCATCGTGGTCGACGACGTCGAGGAAGCGCTGGCCGCGTGCGCACCGGCCGCGTGA
- the glgC gene encoding glucose-1-phosphate adenylyltransferase produces MREAPHVLGIVLAGGEGKRLYPLTADRAKPAVPFGGAYRLIDFVLSNLVNARYLKICVLTQYKSHSLDRHISQNWRLSGLAGEYITPVPAQQRLGPRWYTGSADAILQSLNLVYDEDPDYVVVFGADHIYRMDPEQMLQFHIESGAGVTVAGIRVPRAEATAFGVIDADESGRIREFLEKPADPPGTPDDPEQTFASMGNYIFSTKVLIDAIKADADEDRSDHDMGGDIIPRLVADGKAAVYDFKDNEVPGSTERDHGYWRDVGTLDAFYDAHMDLVSVHPVFNLYNRRWPIMGESANLAPAKFVNGGSAQESVVGAGSIVSAASVRNSVLSSNVVVEDGAIVEGSVLMPGVRIGRGAVVRHAILDKNVMVGPGEMVGVDLDKDRDRFSISAGGVVAVGKGVWV; encoded by the coding sequence ATGAGGGAAGCCCCACACGTCCTCGGCATCGTCCTGGCCGGCGGTGAGGGCAAGCGCCTGTACCCCCTGACCGCGGATCGCGCCAAGCCGGCCGTCCCCTTCGGCGGCGCCTATCGGCTCATCGACTTCGTCCTCTCGAACCTCGTCAACGCGCGGTACCTGAAGATCTGCGTTCTGACGCAATACAAGTCGCATTCGCTGGACAGGCACATCTCGCAGAACTGGCGGCTTTCAGGGCTTGCCGGCGAGTACATCACCCCGGTGCCCGCGCAGCAACGCCTCGGCCCGCGGTGGTACACGGGCTCGGCCGACGCGATCCTCCAGTCCCTGAACCTGGTCTACGACGAGGATCCCGATTACGTCGTCGTGTTCGGCGCCGACCACATCTACCGGATGGACCCGGAGCAGATGCTCCAGTTCCACATCGAGAGCGGCGCGGGAGTCACTGTCGCAGGCATTCGGGTGCCGCGCGCCGAGGCGACTGCGTTCGGGGTCATCGACGCCGACGAGTCGGGCCGCATCCGCGAGTTCCTCGAGAAGCCCGCCGACCCGCCGGGAACCCCCGACGATCCCGAGCAGACGTTCGCGTCCATGGGCAACTACATCTTCAGCACCAAGGTGCTCATCGACGCCATCAAGGCCGACGCCGACGAGGACCGCTCCGATCACGACATGGGCGGCGACATCATCCCGCGTCTGGTCGCCGACGGGAAGGCCGCCGTCTACGACTTCAAGGACAACGAGGTACCGGGGTCCACCGAACGTGACCACGGGTACTGGCGCGACGTCGGGACGCTCGACGCGTTCTACGACGCCCACATGGACCTGGTATCGGTGCACCCGGTCTTCAACCTCTACAACCGCCGCTGGCCGATCATGGGCGAGTCGGCGAACCTCGCGCCCGCGAAGTTCGTCAACGGCGGCTCCGCGCAGGAGTCGGTCGTCGGTGCCGGCAGCATCGTCTCGGCCGCCTCGGTGCGGAATTCGGTGTTGTCGTCCAACGTGGTCGTCGAGGACGGTGCAATCGTGGAGGGGAGCGTGCTGATGCCCGGTGTGCGGATCGGCCGCGGTGCGGTCGTGCGCCACGCCATCCTCGACAAGAACGTCATGGTGGGCCCAGGCGAGATGGTCGGCGTCGACCTGGACAAGGACCGTGACCGGTTCTCCATCAGTGCAGGCGGCGTCGTCGCCGTCGGCAAGGGCGTCTGGGTCTAG
- a CDS encoding ABC transporter permease has translation MTAPTTAASTATRHGRHEASPAGSPWTGTARLIRHALRRDRIRLSVWIAVLTLTMAYSPNAIELAYPDEASRLARVNLLKTPAGMMLGGPMFGGNETDLGAMMANELMLTLIVATSILTILTVIRHTRAEEESGAAELVLASVVGRYARTTAALVVVAAVNVVLAVTMTAAMSATGFDVVDTAAMCIGVTAVAMAFGAVAAVTAQMWRQARTATGAAMATLALAALLRGIGDVIDNSGSAVSWLSPIAWAQQMRPFVELRWWPLALLFALTAGLVAVAAGLEARRQYDDGTVASSGERPTARRIHGVLGLHLVLARGQTIGWSVGLFAAGLAFGSMTKSLLDAAVTNELLARVLAAQGTDGVYTTMTQFLAAAASAYVVSAVLRVYGDEQSGLGETVLAGAVSRWRWLLTAVVSAIVGAAVLMFFAGLGNGLGAGITLGEPGNVVRLTLAGVAFVPALAVLAGVAALGVALRHAWIGWLAVTFVVASLYLGALLRLPQWLIDLSPVGRTTVPTDVPVVALVVMTVVAGLLAGVAGWLYRRRDAV, from the coding sequence ATGACCGCGCCGACGACGGCCGCGTCGACGGCCACACGTCACGGACGGCACGAGGCCTCCCCCGCCGGATCACCCTGGACCGGCACGGCGCGCCTCATCCGGCACGCGTTGCGGCGGGACCGAATTCGACTCTCGGTGTGGATCGCGGTCCTCACGCTGACCATGGCCTACTCACCCAATGCCATCGAACTGGCCTACCCCGACGAGGCGTCGCGGCTCGCCCGGGTCAACCTGCTCAAGACCCCTGCCGGGATGATGCTGGGCGGCCCCATGTTCGGCGGCAACGAGACCGATCTCGGCGCGATGATGGCGAACGAGTTGATGCTCACGCTGATCGTCGCGACCTCGATCCTCACCATCCTCACCGTGATCCGCCATACCCGTGCCGAGGAAGAAAGCGGCGCAGCGGAACTCGTCCTCGCGTCGGTCGTCGGACGCTACGCCCGCACCACCGCAGCGCTCGTCGTCGTCGCAGCGGTGAACGTGGTGCTGGCCGTGACCATGACGGCGGCCATGTCGGCCACCGGATTCGACGTCGTCGACACCGCGGCGATGTGCATCGGCGTCACCGCGGTGGCCATGGCGTTCGGCGCCGTCGCCGCCGTCACGGCGCAGATGTGGCGGCAGGCCCGCACCGCGACCGGGGCGGCGATGGCCACGCTCGCGCTTGCGGCACTGCTCCGCGGGATCGGCGACGTGATCGACAATTCCGGCAGCGCGGTCAGCTGGCTCTCCCCGATCGCCTGGGCCCAGCAGATGCGCCCCTTCGTCGAACTCCGGTGGTGGCCCCTGGCCCTGCTGTTCGCCCTCACCGCCGGTCTGGTCGCCGTCGCGGCAGGACTCGAGGCACGGCGCCAGTACGACGACGGCACCGTCGCCTCCAGCGGAGAACGTCCCACCGCGCGCCGGATCCATGGCGTGCTCGGCCTGCACCTGGTGCTGGCGCGGGGGCAGACGATCGGCTGGTCGGTGGGACTGTTCGCGGCGGGCCTTGCCTTCGGCTCGATGACGAAGTCTCTGCTCGATGCGGCAGTGACCAACGAACTGCTGGCCCGGGTCCTCGCCGCGCAGGGCACCGACGGCGTCTACACGACGATGACGCAGTTCCTGGCTGCGGCTGCGAGCGCCTACGTCGTGTCCGCGGTGCTGCGGGTGTACGGCGACGAGCAGTCCGGGCTCGGAGAAACCGTTCTCGCAGGGGCGGTTTCGCGGTGGCGCTGGCTGCTGACGGCCGTCGTCTCGGCAATCGTCGGCGCTGCGGTACTGATGTTCTTCGCCGGCCTCGGCAACGGTCTGGGGGCAGGCATCACGCTCGGCGAACCCGGCAACGTGGTCCGACTGACCCTGGCGGGCGTGGCGTTCGTCCCCGCGCTGGCCGTGCTGGCCGGTGTCGCGGCACTGGGCGTCGCGCTGCGGCATGCGTGGATCGGTTGGCTCGCAGTGACGTTCGTCGTCGCATCGCTGTACCTGGGCGCGCTGCTGCGCCTGCCACAGTGGCTGATCGACCTGTCGCCCGTGGGACGGACCACCGTCCCGACCGACGTGCCCGTCGTCGCGCTGGTCGTGATGACGGTCGTCGCCGGACTACTGGCAGGCGTCGCCGGGTGGCTCTACCGGCGCCGGGATGCGGTGTGA
- a CDS encoding methyltransferase family protein gives MKLVLRTVAAMAFSVVFFGVALFVPAGTVDYWQAWVFIAVFLTATMVPSAYLAVRNPAALARRMKAGPTAETRPAQRIIMSATVLLVIAALVVSALDHRFGWSSVPLWLIIAGDVLVVGGLVLSQLVVVQNSYAAATITVEADQPLVSTGLYGVVRHPMYLGALIMMVGMPPALDSLWGLAVVAVALPVLAARILDEEKMLRQELPGYPEYASRVRKRLMPGVW, from the coding sequence ATGAAACTCGTACTCCGGACGGTGGCCGCCATGGCGTTCAGCGTCGTGTTCTTCGGCGTGGCGCTGTTCGTCCCGGCGGGCACGGTCGACTATTGGCAGGCCTGGGTGTTCATCGCGGTGTTCCTCACCGCGACGATGGTGCCGAGCGCCTATCTGGCCGTTCGCAATCCGGCTGCCCTGGCCCGCAGGATGAAGGCAGGCCCCACGGCGGAGACACGGCCGGCACAGCGGATCATCATGTCGGCGACCGTGCTGCTGGTCATCGCCGCGCTGGTGGTCTCGGCCCTCGACCACCGGTTCGGCTGGTCGTCGGTCCCGCTGTGGCTCATCATCGCCGGCGACGTCCTCGTCGTGGGCGGCCTCGTCCTGTCGCAACTGGTCGTCGTGCAGAACTCCTACGCCGCCGCCACCATCACCGTCGAGGCGGATCAGCCGCTGGTGTCCACCGGGCTGTACGGCGTGGTGCGGCACCCGATGTATCTCGGCGCGCTGATCATGATGGTCGGCATGCCACCGGCGCTGGACTCGCTGTGGGGACTCGCGGTGGTGGCGGTCGCGCTCCCGGTCCTGGCCGCGCGCATCCTCGACGAGGAGAAGATGCTGCGCCAAGAGTTGCCCGGCTACCCCGAATACGCGTCGCGCGTGCGGAAGCGTCTCATGCCTGGCGTCTGGTGA
- a CDS encoding DNA-3-methyladenine glycosylase I: MSAPATDDGRTRCGWADFSGDRWSLPDSVLYREYHDTEWGVPLRGTRDLFERMSLEAFQSGLSWLIILRKRENFRLAFDGFDPERVASYTEVDVERLMADPGIVRNRAKVVATIANAKAVAELASQGVDLGELLWSFAPPPRTRPATMADVPAVTPESTAMARELKRRGFRFVGPTTAYALMQATGMVDDHLASCFVRKDS, from the coding sequence ATGAGCGCACCGGCCACCGACGACGGCCGCACCCGCTGCGGCTGGGCCGACTTCTCCGGGGACCGCTGGTCCCTGCCCGACTCCGTGCTGTACCGCGAGTATCACGACACGGAGTGGGGCGTCCCACTGCGCGGCACCCGTGACCTCTTCGAGCGCATGTCGCTCGAGGCCTTCCAGAGCGGGCTGTCGTGGCTCATCATCCTGCGCAAGCGGGAGAACTTCCGCCTGGCGTTCGACGGCTTCGACCCCGAGCGGGTCGCGTCCTATACCGAGGTGGACGTCGAGCGGCTGATGGCCGACCCGGGCATCGTGCGCAACCGGGCCAAGGTGGTGGCCACCATCGCCAACGCCAAGGCGGTCGCCGAGCTGGCGAGCCAGGGCGTCGACCTCGGCGAGCTGCTGTGGTCGTTCGCACCGCCGCCGCGCACGCGTCCAGCGACGATGGCCGACGTACCGGCCGTGACGCCCGAGTCCACGGCCATGGCAAGGGAACTCAAGCGGCGAGGCTTCAGGTTCGTCGGTCCTACCACGGCGTACGCGCTCATGCAGGCGACCGGCATGGTGGACGATCACCTGGCATCCTGTTTCGTGCGCAAGGACTCGTGA
- a CDS encoding DUF3117 domain-containing protein: MAAMKPRTGDGPLEATKEGRGIVMRVPLEGGGRLVVELTPDEAAALGDELKGVTS, translated from the coding sequence ATGGCGGCGATGAAGCCCCGGACCGGCGACGGTCCACTGGAAGCAACCAAAGAGGGGCGGGGCATCGTGATGCGGGTACCACTGGAAGGTGGTGGACGACTCGTCGTCGAATTGACCCCCGACGAGGCCGCGGCCCTCGGCGACGAACTCAAGGGCGTCACCAGCTAG
- the folP gene encoding dihydropteroate synthase, whose translation MIMAIVNRTPDSFYDRGANFTDEAAMAAVHRVIAEGADVIDVGGVKAGPGETVDVEAEVARVVPFIEWLRSAYPDQLISVDTWRAAVAKQACAAGADIINDTWGGVDPGLAEVAAEFGAGLVCSHTGGAVPRTRPFRVEYGITERGVVDDVIAEVTAAAERAVAAGVARDAVLIDPTHDFGKNTHHGLTLLRHVEDLVKTGWPVLMALSNKDFVGETLGVGLTERLEGTLAATALAANAGAAMFRVHEVGSTRRVLEMVASIRGVRTPARTVRGLA comes from the coding sequence ATGATCATGGCGATCGTCAATCGGACGCCCGACTCCTTCTACGACCGCGGCGCCAACTTCACCGACGAGGCAGCGATGGCCGCCGTCCACCGCGTCATCGCCGAGGGTGCCGACGTCATCGACGTCGGGGGCGTCAAGGCCGGGCCGGGCGAGACCGTCGACGTCGAGGCCGAGGTCGCCCGCGTCGTCCCGTTCATCGAGTGGCTGCGTAGCGCCTACCCCGATCAGCTGATCAGCGTCGACACCTGGCGCGCTGCGGTGGCCAAGCAGGCCTGCGCGGCGGGCGCCGACATCATCAACGACACCTGGGGCGGCGTCGACCCGGGCCTGGCCGAGGTGGCCGCCGAGTTCGGCGCAGGCCTGGTCTGCTCTCACACCGGGGGAGCCGTTCCGCGCACCAGGCCGTTCCGGGTCGAGTACGGGATCACCGAACGTGGGGTGGTCGACGACGTCATCGCCGAGGTGACCGCGGCCGCCGAACGGGCCGTCGCAGCGGGTGTCGCGCGGGACGCGGTGCTCATCGATCCGACCCATGATTTCGGCAAGAACACTCATCACGGTCTTACTTTGTTGCGGCACGTGGAAGACCTTGTAAAAACTGGATGGCCTGTCCTGATGGCGCTGAGCAACAAGGATTTCGTCGGGGAGACTCTGGGCGTGGGATTGACCGAACGCCTGGAGGGCACCCTCGCGGCAACTGCGCTCGCTGCGAACGCGGGCGCCGCGATGTTCCGGGTTCACGAGGTCGGTTCCACTCGACGCGTACTGGAGATGGTGGCGTCGATTCGAGGCGTGCGTACACCGGCGCGGACCGTAAGGGGACTGGCATGA
- a CDS encoding DUF4126 domain-containing protein, with translation MELLTGFGLATAAGLNAYIPLLALGLLARFTDLVTLPSGWSWLENGWVMAIVAVLLTVEVVADKVPALDSVNDVVQTFVRPTAGGIVFGSGTAAQTEAVTDPGAFAGSGQWIPVVLGIAIALVVHLTKTAVRPVANASTAGMAAPVLSTVEDVTSVGLVFVAILLPVLVLVVVGVIAWAAFTVLRRRRSRRRPATPN, from the coding sequence ATGGAACTGCTGACCGGGTTCGGCCTGGCGACGGCGGCGGGGCTGAACGCCTACATTCCGCTGCTCGCGCTGGGTCTGCTGGCGCGGTTCACCGACCTGGTCACACTGCCGTCGGGCTGGAGTTGGCTCGAGAACGGCTGGGTCATGGCGATCGTCGCGGTGCTGCTGACCGTGGAGGTCGTCGCCGACAAGGTGCCAGCGCTCGACAGCGTCAACGACGTCGTGCAGACGTTCGTGCGGCCGACCGCCGGGGGCATCGTGTTCGGGTCCGGCACCGCCGCGCAGACCGAGGCCGTCACCGATCCCGGCGCCTTCGCCGGCTCGGGTCAGTGGATACCGGTGGTGCTCGGCATTGCGATCGCGCTCGTCGTGCATCTGACGAAGACCGCGGTGCGGCCGGTCGCGAACGCGTCCACGGCGGGCATGGCCGCACCGGTGTTGAGCACCGTCGAGGACGTGACGAGCGTCGGCCTGGTGTTCGTCGCGATCCTGCTGCCGGTTCTGGTGCTGGTGGTCGTCGGTGTCATCGCGTGGGCCGCGTTCACCGTCCTGAGACGGCGACGCAGCCGCAGGCGTCCCGCGACCCCGAACTAG
- the fadD6 gene encoding long-chain-acyl-CoA synthetase FadD6, which produces MSDQNSKTRSNVGLLDIAPRLPGLLMDTPAIVRGAVTGFLARPSAKTSIGKVFQDRAAKYGDNVFIRFGDEAITYRQANETVNRYAAVLASRGVGHGDVVGVMLRNSPQSVLIMLAAVKCGAVAGMLNYHQRGKVLAHSFGLLDARAVIAETDLIEPITECGAEPNGLMTVDDLLQLASTAPTTNPAATAAVQAKDKAFYIFTSGTTGMPKASVMTHYRWLRALAGFGGLGMRLTSDDTLYCCLPLYHNNALTVATSSVLNAGATLALGKSFSASKFWDEVIHYDATAFVYIGEICTYLLNQPPKPTDRKHRVRVIAGNGLRPAIWDDFTKRFGIKRVCEFYAASEGNTAFLNVFNIDKTTGICPSPIAFVEYDGESGEPLRDDNGRVKKVKSGQPGLLLSKVSNFQPFDGYTDKDATEKKLIRDAFKDGDVWFNTGDLMRSQGFGHAAFTDRLGDTFRWKGENVATTEVEAAVSLDPQIEEATVFGVEVPGAGGRAGMVAIQLKDGEDFDGKALAKAAYEHLPGYAIPLFVRVVSELAHTSTFKSQKVDLRKEGYGGNSGEGDEDAGEIEDPIYVLAGREEGYVEYYDDFVQEVVDGKRPKN; this is translated from the coding sequence ATGAGCGACCAGAACTCGAAGACTCGCAGCAACGTCGGCCTGCTCGACATCGCCCCCCGCCTCCCGGGGCTCCTGATGGATACGCCGGCCATCGTGCGTGGCGCTGTCACCGGCTTCCTCGCACGGCCGTCGGCGAAGACGTCCATCGGCAAGGTGTTCCAGGACCGTGCCGCCAAGTACGGCGACAACGTGTTCATCCGCTTCGGCGACGAGGCGATCACCTACCGCCAGGCCAACGAGACGGTGAACCGCTACGCCGCGGTGCTGGCGTCCCGGGGCGTCGGGCACGGCGACGTCGTCGGCGTGATGCTGCGCAACTCACCGCAATCGGTGCTGATCATGCTGGCCGCCGTGAAGTGTGGTGCCGTCGCCGGGATGCTCAACTACCACCAGCGCGGCAAGGTCCTCGCGCACAGCTTCGGACTGCTCGACGCCCGCGCCGTCATCGCCGAGACGGATCTCATCGAGCCCATCACCGAGTGTGGCGCCGAGCCCAACGGGCTGATGACCGTCGACGACCTGTTGCAGCTCGCCTCCACCGCGCCGACGACCAACCCGGCCGCAACGGCCGCCGTGCAGGCCAAGGACAAGGCGTTCTACATCTTCACCTCCGGCACCACGGGCATGCCGAAGGCCAGCGTGATGACCCACTACCGCTGGCTGCGCGCGCTCGCCGGCTTCGGCGGCCTGGGCATGCGGCTCACCAGTGACGACACGCTCTACTGCTGCCTGCCGCTCTATCACAACAACGCGCTGACGGTGGCGACGTCGTCGGTGCTGAACGCCGGTGCGACGCTCGCGCTCGGCAAGTCGTTCTCTGCGTCGAAGTTCTGGGACGAAGTAATCCATTACGACGCAACGGCTTTCGTGTACATTGGCGAGATCTGCACGTACCTGCTCAACCAGCCGCCAAAGCCCACCGACCGCAAGCATCGCGTCCGGGTGATCGCGGGCAACGGTCTGCGCCCCGCCATCTGGGACGACTTCACCAAGCGCTTCGGCATCAAGCGGGTGTGCGAGTTCTATGCGGCCAGCGAGGGCAACACCGCATTCCTGAACGTCTTCAACATCGACAAGACGACCGGCATCTGCCCGTCGCCGATCGCGTTCGTGGAGTACGACGGCGAGTCCGGCGAACCGCTGCGCGACGACAACGGGCGGGTGAAGAAGGTCAAGTCCGGCCAGCCCGGTCTGCTGCTCTCCAAGGTCAGCAACTTCCAGCCGTTCGACGGGTACACCGACAAGGACGCGACCGAGAAGAAGCTGATTCGCGACGCGTTCAAGGACGGCGACGTCTGGTTCAACACCGGCGACCTCATGCGGTCCCAAGGCTTCGGGCACGCGGCGTTCACCGACCGGCTCGGCGACACCTTCCGGTGGAAGGGCGAGAACGTCGCGACCACCGAGGTGGAGGCCGCCGTCTCCCTCGACCCGCAGATCGAGGAGGCCACGGTGTTCGGCGTCGAGGTGCCCGGTGCGGGTGGCCGCGCGGGCATGGTCGCGATCCAGCTGAAGGACGGCGAGGACTTCGACGGCAAGGCCCTGGCCAAGGCCGCCTACGAGCACCTGCCCGGGTACGCCATCCCGCTGTTCGTCCGCGTCGTCTCCGAACTCGCGCACACCTCGACGTTCAAGAGCCAGAAGGTCGACCTGCGCAAGGAGGGCTACGGCGGCAACTCCGGTGAGGGCGACGAGGACGCCGGCGAGATCGAGGATCCGATCTACGTGCTGGCCGGCCGCGAGGAGGGCTACGTCGAGTACTACGACGACTTCGTCCAGGAAGTCGTCGACGGGAAGCGCCCGAAGAACTAG